The DNA sequence aCCCTCTCTCCCaatttctctctttgttctcCCTCTACTTTCCGCACTCCATTTCTATCTCCCTTCCCCCTcactcttttttcttctatctATCTTTTCGCTATAAATATTGATGTAAAAAGTATCAATACTTATATATTGAactattataaatttcaaattaaatattatgatttcataaattttacatttgaattttgaatttttaaaatatttaatgttgcatataaaaaatcaattactctatttaaactaataattcaaaatttgaaatatttctaaatttaatctaTACTTGTACTTATAACAAATAccaaaaattaattcaatttaaatcaaacaaatttATCAGCTAACTGTTTATAAACTTGCGAGTACAGTGCATagacttaaaatattaatgaaatacaACTTAGttgaattgaaatttgtaaaaaaaaaaacattattttttattaacaagcACATGCTTCCTATTAccttaaatttgatatattataataatttaatgctagctatttctttattttagatTGGGGTGAcaaatttgtgaatttttatttaaaattttttatgaatataaaacatttacaGCAATAGtgaataaataaagtaatttcaaaacaatattttcaatGACAGgtaaaaagtaaattaacaacaaataacattgataattattaattttatatattagtttgTCCTGTTCCAACAACATTCGTCAATCATCAAccaataatttctaaatagaagtgtgcaaattacaaataaatataatttataaaagctAGTGTAGATAACAGAACTCAACTGTCTTTTGAATTTAGCTTTAAGTATCTCAATCATACAATCTCtcttatatgttatttatttcaGTTAGTGTATATATaagcattttatttattttgtttctttatatatagagacataaattaaaaaaagaatttttcaaaaacgaagaataagaaaaaattataattattggcACTGCACACGAGTGCCTCTTGGGCGATATTCTAATACTGCCTGCTCTGTACATAATAAAGTCACGAAAGGAAAACCTGGGCCTGTGGGGTACTCTAAAGAAAGGAGAACCAAAACTCGAGTGGTAACACGTTTCTGTGGGCCTTTAACTTTCCAAAAGAGACAATTATAATATCTTCTGCCATCAATGCTTCAAAATTACTCCTCATGGAAATTCAGTTTAGTTTAAAAAACAAttctttaatttcataatttctttcacaaaagttttaattaattattattttcaacatttATCTCGGCCAAACATGCTACAAAGACCATTTATTCTGCCTGGTCAAGGGAAAATTAGTTGCAGAAACCATATGAGACGGACATTAGTGTATGATGGTTAATAAAGGAAAATTCACAGACAAAAGCACATGGAAGCAGAAATTTTGACTCataatgcataaaaaaaaaactgaaaaatgtCTATATATACAGAAGCAAACATAATACAAGCCCTAACATTGCGTCGAAAAGACATCCATTTACATTTGCAAGGAGTGTCCATGGTCAAACAAGGACAACCCAAAGACATAGGAATGTAAAATTAGCTATATAGAGAAAAAGTGAACAGTCTTGAAACAAACACTCATATGAAGATAGCATAGATGCAAATAACCTAACAGCACCAACATATCATTCATATTTTCCTATCCGAGTTCcaaaattagttatatataacACTTGCCAGACAACGACAAGCCCCACCGATTGGCATCAAGGTCACGCCCGGAAATAGAATAACACGCCTTCCTCTCCTTTTTGGCTGGAAGTCAGAGTGGGTAATCACAACTTTAGTGGTTCCCATAAACATGGCCAGAGCTCCCCTTCTCCTAAAACCCTTTCACCTATCCGCAGCACCCAATTTCCTGATTATGTGCTTCGGAAAAACATCACAGCTATATGCTGATTACACCCATCTCACCACACATTTAGTAGCATACAAGTACCTAATCACGGGAGCAGAGTCCTACAGTAAAGAACCCAaaaggtaaaaagaaaaaaagtttagtAGCATACCTATTTTCTACACAATCTTCTAACGTCCACTAATGTATTATAGCAAAAGTTAAGCCTATCAACAGTCAGGGctgacaaaatattttatctcgTCCATAACAGGAGAGAAGTGCTCATTATTTAGCAGCAAGTAAAACCCAATGGTTGCTTGCTCCAGGAATAGCAATTTCACTTCCTGGCCAGCCTTCTCAAGTCCTTTGGCATAACCCAGTTGCCAGTCCTGAACAAGGTCTAAACCAGCAACCACTACAAGGCTCTTGGGAAAGACAGTCCCTTCGAGGCTTTGCCCCTTTGGCCCAAAAGGGTTACATGCAGGATGGTCTCTATCTTCCCCTTCAGGAAGAAAAGCCCTCCAATACCAGTCTCGATCCTTCACTCTTACAAAATATCTCCCATCTAAACGCTTCTCCGACTCGGTTCTTTCCTGCCCACCAAACAATGGGTTGAGCAGAACATTCCCAAACACTTCAATTCCGGACTCCACAGCTTTGAGGGCAACATGGTGCACAATGTTCCCACCCGAGCTATCCCCAGCCATGTAGATATGAACTTTCTTATCTTTCCTACTCTGAAGCCAAGATCTAGAGCTAACCCACTTAACAGCTGTCCACCCATCATCGTAAGCACAGGGATACCTGTTCTCAGGTGCACGCCTATAGTTCACAGACACCACAACGGCCTTACAGATACCCACCAGACGACGGCATAGCGTATCGTATATGGCACTATTGGCCGAAGAATGAGCAAAACTTCCACCGTGGAAGAATATTATGACAGGAACAACCTCAGAGCTCACAGGTTTCTCAAGCTCAAGAATGCTCACTGGACGCTCTTCTCCCTCAGCAGGACGATAAATTCGCGTCAGGAGATTGGTTTCACGGTCAACAATGACATCAAAAGAGAACACTCCATCCACGGGGTTCGCATTCGCCGGAACTTTCCGATCAAGGAACTCTGCTAAGTCCCGGTTGAAAGTGCCATCCGGACGACGAAGAAGATTGTATGCCAACTTGAAATTTGATATCAGAACCCACATATTCAGTGGAACCACCATCTAcaccaattttattttcatttaaaaaaaagataataacaataataagaagaagaaaataataataataattcaaactgAGGATAATTAGATACGGACAATAAATCCAATAAACCCCATAATTTTGGGAAAACTGATGAGTCTAACTCCCCAAATCAGCACATTGAATGACAAACCCTAAGCAGTGAAACCGCGTTAGGTGAAACAAGGAACTGATCCAACCAAAACCGGAAACTATTATACAAACAGAACAAAGCGTAACCTACTCTTCCACGAAACCAAAACAAGTCCAACTCAAGAACCAAAGCGATGACGAATAATCAGCCATACGAGAgtgattatcattttattagaGCTGTGCATccaaaagaatacaaaaaataaaaaccacagCACACAgtaaacagaaaaagaaaaacagaacaaaagaaaacacaaagaCAATGAATCAGGAGCGAAAGAAGAAAGATTGGCATCAGGAAAGAGCGTACGGTTGAAGAATTGGAAATTGTATGAGAAAAATAGGGAATCGGAAAGATAAGCGAGAGAAGGCGCGTACCTTAGAATCGTTGGCGTTGAGTTCGTTAGTCCCAGCCATTGAAAGGATCCTGTATTCCGATTACAGATCCGCTTGCGGTTGGTGAGTTGAGAATCAGAAAAGGCGTGGAGGAGGGAAATCCATAAAGCAGGGGAATCGCGTTGTGTGAGATCGAGGAAAAAGGGTTGTTTGTTTGTTAATTTATGATGAGTGTGGGGATTGCAGGGTGATGAGTTGAGTAGAGAGTTAAGTTGGTGAGTGGCAGAGAAAGAGGAATAGGAATAGGAATGGTGAAGGATAAGAAACGGTGCGCACTGTAGAAAATGCTAAAGTGGCACAGGGATACAGGGAGGGAAGGGCCAATGGGAGGAGGGGAAGGCCCAAATAGAACTATTGGGTGGGGCCCAGTGGCGAATCGTTTTCTCCAATTACTGGTTTTTGTTTTGGGTCGTGAAATTGAaatgtgtgataaaaatggaaagaaGGGGAGAGACAAAAAAGAGGGTGAATCAGTTCCTGGAACGTGACGTGGCACTTGAAGACAGACATCCCCGTTTGTTTGCGTTCGGAATTCCACTTCCACAATTTTGGCATCATAATAATTCTGTCAAGTGTCAACTACTAAATGCTGCACTCTACTGTCTACCACTAATCAAGATTCCACCCACATTAAtaattcactttttttcttcttcttctccttctccttctccttcttcttccttttcattttttccctCTCCACCCAAtcctttttaattatattagttaatCCCTTTTAGTACATAACACTCACACACTTGGGTCATGACCAGGTCAAATCCTCGTTCAAAAAATGACGCATTAGCTAACTTAACTTATGCTACGACCAGGTCAAGTCCAGATTCAAAGGAAAATGACACATCATTCATTAGTCCATTCCTCACTCATAATGTGCTTCATCCTTTCATATGCATTCTACTAAAACAATCTCACTCATAAATTATTGTCAAATTAGTCATTTCGATACATTCACAAACTCAATTCACCTTCCTAACTTTTTCGTAATAAAGATAATATCAtaactttatcattttaataattaaaaaaatattgtatatattcctaagatattatcaaatatttataattaatatcttatgatataataattattaacaaattctACTGTAactcaaatatattttgatataataatagattatctgtaaaatatatatatatatatatatatatatatatatatatatatattttttttcggATCTCAAAGTCTTTAAACAATAAGGTAAAAGTTCGCCTCTTACaattcacatattttacttCCAAACTTATCATTTTAGTgacaacaaatatatttttaaaaatattgacaaTCAAATACacattataagaataaaatgtttattaataataatttataaatataagtttCGATAAGGATAagtttagattaattttttctattccACAATCATTTGGGTGTGCAtcattaacaaatttatttattttctttcttttggttCCAACTACTTTTATAGTAGAAGGAAacatatgtttatttatataatttgttattacttttaattatttttattgaagtaaaattaaaatttgacatTCATAGTAAGTTtactttagtttttatttaaaatttaaaaatagtaaatattcaAGATATcatgaaatatatcaaaaatatttattattaatttatttcaaaatattatgatattataattaattatttaatatatatatatatatatatgtatatatatatatataatattgtgacttgattatataatatttttagaacataatatttaattatcttcGAGACGTAAAGAACCTATAAATATGGTATTCTATCACAAAAAGTAGACACTAAATTCTCGTATAAAATTCTTATGCAATTTTGATCAAATATTTCTCATATACAACATTTGTTCTATTTCAATAGTCGAAGCCTTTTCACGAGGAGATAAAAGTTCGATTCTGAAGAGTGTCATAGTTTACTTCGGAGATTATTCATCCAGGtaagaacaaatattttttttttttttaaatattgacgATCAAATACACATGATAGAAATAAGatgtttattatataataatttttggaTGTAATATAAGTTTCGAAAATGATGAgattagatttaaaataataataatttagtgaTTTTTTACACTGTACTgtgttttgaaatgtttttcgACAGAACTTTTTAGTTAATCTACCATGaactaattttttcattattttttcaaccTTTACTAATTCCCTTATGTTAGACCAATTTTTACGATTCTTACATCGTTGGACAGTTTAGTGTTTTGATCATAGATTTTAACTCGTCACAAAAATTATCCTTTGGGTGTGCAtcattaacaaatttatttattttcctttcgtTTGGGTTCAACGACCTATGCAATAGAAGAAAAACAAGGtttattcatataatttatttttatttttattgaaataaaaatataatcagATATTCACAGTAAgtctactttattttttatttaaaatttaaaaaagtaataaatattcaaGCATAGTTATAATGATCAAACCTTGCAGACATATTAGAAGTTagttgaataaatataattttgctaTTATGAACATATTATCAtctttgatttttaaattttgtttgaaatgtatttattttaaattattatcattattatcattatttaaatcaaattataagttatattacttttaaatatcataaataaatataaaattgacaATTGGAAATCGACTTAATTAAGACTCACTAAAGCAGACCGAAAACAAGATAAGATTGGGCTTGCATAGAATAAATAAGATTTAGGTCCAGTCTAATGGGCCGATTGGGATctgctaaaataaaataagaaaatgtagCACAGAATCAGAGGTTTTGTTTTCACGAGTCCCCTTCCCTCCGCTACCTGTTCTCGTTGTCTTTGCTGTGCGGTGTTTGGCTTTGCGCTGTTTCCTGTTTCGCGCTGCGTGTTCTGTTATCCTTTTTTGAGTCGAAAGGTATTTACTACTCTTACTTTCATTTCGCATTCTTTCATACGCACCTTCTGCACAACCTTTGTTTTAAAACTCACCTAAATTTTCTTGTTGTTCTCCCTTTTCCCCCTTTTTGTTTCTTAGTAATGCTAGCACAGTGTACTCAATTTGAATGGGGTGGTGTTTCGGGGGTATGACTGAGTAGTATTATGCAAATATTATATGCTACTCTGCATAGGATCAAAACAATCATGGATGTTCTTCCGGTGGAACTTTCCTATTGGAACCCCTGTGCTCTTTGAATTTGGAATTAACAATTATTCAATTGAAATTACGTGTTACCGTTTCCTCTCCCACCAATTGATAAAATCTGGCTTCGTTTTTTTCaatattctttttcatttattagaATATTTACACTTGATTTGCCTGCAACGAGGTATTAAGGGTTTCAGCGTATGAATGCTCGGCTGCTCAAGAGAACAAAACtgatctttatttttgttttttctttcttatttctgCGACTGCGAAATTGCTGCCAATAGAGTTGTTAAGGTAGCATACTTCAGTCTTAAGACATAGTCATAACGAATGTAGTTCCTCAATGTCAGAAGTTTATAGTGTAAATAAGCGCAAGGGATGTATTGGAGTAGGATTTCTAAGAATCTTGAAACACTTTTTCTGGATAAGAATACATTCAATTGAGATTTTTTACCGACCATACAAGtctaaaaaatatacaaattccAATGTTTCTTGTTTCTTGAGATGGACTTTGATAGATTTCATATAAATAgatttcatataaatttttattaggatatataaatattactcCCATAATACAATTCCATCCAAACCCTGAGATATTcaaagattctatttttttcGATTTTTCTTTCCCACTAATAAAGAAAAACCATAATTCCTACCctgttttctaaaaaatttagaaGTATTTTTTATgccaaaatattcttttaaaagcCAATCTAGTACACTTACTGTATTGTTGGGCAATTAATTAGTTAATCCTTGCTCTTTCTTTGATCTAGTTGGGTTGTGGATATATTGTCTGTaacataattttggttttggctTTTCGATTATGTTATATGTCTTAGGGATGGTATTATCAGTGACATTTCTTCTTTAGTAAAACAGAATTGGACTGGCTGTCCAAAGTTAACATTTCAATTACATATCCATTACTACGGTACTTCAGAATATTAGATGTATAGGGGGAGTATTAGATTTCAGAATATTATTGTTAGTTATGGACATGTTTTTGATGAGCAGTTAATAATGTTCTCATTATTGCATGCTacttctttaaaattaaatattagacCTATCACTTATTGTCTATGGGCACGATTAATGACAagtctaaatttaaaaatcatcacTAATAGTGTAATGTTCCTATCTTGTTAGCTTCTTGATTCACTTTAAAGTTTTGGCAGCAGAGTTTTGAAATTTCACGAAAAAAACTGTTCTTGTTCTTATCTCAGGATAAAGAAAGAGGGATGATATATACAGCAATTGACACGTTCTACCTCACAGACGAGCAGTTAGCAAACTCACCTTCTAGAAAAGATGGCATAGATGAAGCCACCGAGACCACCCTTAGAATCTATGGCTGTGATCTTGTCCAAGAAAGTGGCATTTTGCTCAGATTGTATCCTTTTGATTgtgttcattttcatttttcttccatGCTTGTTCCATATTGTTACCTTAATTCTTAGACAGGCCACAGGCAGTCATGGCTACTGGGCAGGTCCTATTTCATCGTTTCTATTGCAAGAAGTCGTTTGCACGGTTCAATGTCAAGGTCATTATTATCTTGtgatatattatattgtgatatATTATATTCTCTGTTTTCTACTTCATGAATTATTATGCTCATAGTGTCTCTTTGCAGAAAGTTGCTGCAAGCTGTGTATGGTTGGCTTCAAAACTGGAGGAAAATCCTAGAAAAGCTAGACAAGTAATTATTGTTTTTCACAGGATGGAGTGCAGGAGGGAGAACTTTCCCATGGaacatttagacttgtattccAAGGTCAGAAGcttctaatttttacttttcttaGCATATAATTCTCATACATACTATTTGTTCTAATCCTCAAAGCTCGAACTTGCAGAAAAGTGGAATTCCATTTTATTGTGATGATTTAAAGTCATTTGAGCATCAAAACCACACTTACTTCCGATGATTCAAACACATTCTATGAAATTCATTTCAACAATTCTAGTTATTTCATAGTTTTaatgttttctgttttctttccTCATGAACAGAAATATGTTGATTTGAAAATGGAATTGAGCAGAACAGAAAGACATATTTTGAAAGAGATGGGGTTCATTTGTCATGTTGAACATCCTCATAAGTTTATATCAAATTATCTTGCTACCCTTGAAACACCTCCAGAATTAAGGCAAGAAGCTTGGAATCTGGCGAATGATAGGTACATAATTGcagatattatttttattttgctgcTTGTTTGTTTTTGTGCCTGTCTATACATTCTCTGTGATTTATTCCCTTCCACAAGATTCCTGAATTAGACTGTCTTCTGTTCCGTTCAACTCTGGAAGGTTTGCTTTTGCAGTGTTTTGCTGTGATTCCAGTTTGGACCTTTTTTATTAAGGTGATTGTACTTGGATGCAATGTGCAGTTTAATGGATTTACTTTTGCTTAGGTAAAATGAAAATAGTAGTTGTTATAAAAATGAACAtatgttttaagaaatttgtaCATTACTAGAGTCTAGGCAGAGGAATGCCTATAGTGTGTCTGCAATTCggtataaaatttgttattcttGTTTAACTATTGAACTCATTCAGGTTGCATTTGTTGTCATATGATCAGGTATTTTGAATGGTATAATTAATACCTTAGGCTGCTGGAATTTGTAATTGTTGTATGTCAAATATTCAATCCAAAATCCAAGCATAATTGGTAGTGGAATAAAATGTTTCTTTCCTAGTCGCTTGCCTGACTGCAATTCACCAATATTTTCGGTGATGACTTTTATTCACCATCTTTATactataacattattttttttctggttCGCTGACACTTTTTTCGTGCAGTTTGAGAACTACATTGTGTGTTCGATTTAAGAGTGAGGTGGTGGCTTGTGGAGTTGTATATGCTGCTGCTCGTAGGTTCCAAGTACCCCTTCCTGAGAACCCACCATGGTGGAAGGCATTTGACGGGGAGAAATCTGGGATTGATGAAGTCTGCAGGGTTTTGGCTCACCTTTATAGCCTTCCAAAGGCCCAATATATACCCGTCTGCAAGGATGGGGACTTTACCTTCTCCAACAAATCATTGGAATCAAAGTCTCAATCAACACCAAAGGTGATACACACTTCATCCACATACATTTACACTGTAATTTGCCATATCACTATATCAGCATCAGATGTCTGTTGAGACAAATGTCCAAACCTGCATTATTGACAATTGTTTATACTGTTATGgtcataacatattttatatctcTGACAATTTGTAGGAGGTTCCACAACATAGTCCACCAGCTGATAGTGACACATCCATGCCAAAAGCTTCCCAAGGAGAAGCTAACATTGAATCCATGGGTGGCAAGGGTCCTGTGGTGAAGGTAGCCATTGATAAGCTGAAAGATTCTAAAAGGTCTGATGATGAATCGAAAGGCATGGCTACGGACGGAGAGGCAAAAGAGGAACACATGCTGAAGTCCAAGCCTGACCGTAAATCTGAGGTCATTGGCGAGACACGCAGGGATAGAGATAGGGATCGAGATAGAGACAGGGAAAGAGACAGAGATAGGGACAGGGACAGAACAAAATCCAGAGATAGGGATCGAGGAAGGGATTCGGACAAAGAACGAGAGGGTCACCGTTCTAGGGAGAGAGCAAAGGATTCAGgtgatttttcatatttcttaggTGATTTTACATATTTCTTGTGTTCgtgttcttttgtttttatgttaaataagttttttgtaGTGAGTGCAGGACATTCAGAGAAGTCAAAACGCCATTCATCACACGGTATAATTATGTATTAATGGGGTTTtgcatttgttttttatttagcattgaattttcttaacatatttaaattttacagaCCGGGATTACCACGGTTCTTCTTACTCGTCAAGGGAGAAAGATCGACATAGACATCATTGACGTTATTTAGGAGATACGTGAAGATTTACTGTTTGGCTCACGTCCTTTAATCCTGTAATCAGTGATCAGGGCTCATTTGCCGTCTTATTTTATGTACTTGTGTAAACACTATGTATAATTGCTTTTAGTTATATGTAATTGTGTAAACACTTATGTACAATGTAGTTGAACAGATAATAGAGTTAAATCTCCTAGTTGAACAGATAATAGAGTTAAATCATTTTTGTATAAGTTGAAAGTATTCCTTAAGATGCACTGGATTGGTTATCGGAATAAGCTAAAATGAGTAgatacttataattttataagttacttttataatattttgaattatttatataaatatttgtaataagataaatttaaataaattgtattaaatGAAGggttaatgattatttttttatgttatagtCACAATCAGTCTTGCATCCACCgagataattataatttcaaaattagaatttgCTTCTGTCATGAATCGAATTTTGAAATAGTTAGTCTTAataattttaagtgaaattaaaatttatttctattttgaattttgatatagttatagtttttttaatctaactgtgattaaatgatattttaaattggtGTTTAAGTTATCTATGATATTATGACATTTGAAGTTGGTGTTTAAGCTGTTTTCATTAACATATTTTGGTTCAAATGTATTATCATATTTATCAAAatgtaacattttaaatttcatttcagATTGGAATTATCACTGTTTTTCTTACTCGCCTGGTGAGAAAGATTAACCTAAACATTGTTGACATTATGcagaaaagtaaattttaagtatttattaagtaaaaaaacGTTTACGGATATGAACATTTTAGCCTCACTTCCGTCATTCTTCAAACTACAATTGGgtaaaatattgtattattttaaactatATTTCAGTTAAAGTGCCAGTCCAAAATATAGTTTAATTGTAATTAATGTCTTATtagatatgataatatttggtttcttttattattttcaaaatattagactatttacaaatttaagtaCGGAATgtagtttaaatataattattatgtcttattaaatataacaatagtTGATTgctattatcattttaaaaatattagattatttatatatatttaatgttttctttgAAAGATAATAGAAAAAGGTGTAGGaaggtatattttattatttaaattatactttattctaatgaataatttaaattattatatacatttttctaACTGTTGAGAGTTTTtagaaaaagttaatataatttagggttaaatatgtttttggtcccttaattttcagtgaattttgaaattagtccatttcgaaattttagaccaatttagttcttcatcttttgaaatatgtagatttagttcttttaatcaaattttgttaagtttatttgatatttcaagcacgtttcataataatatttgacttaacattaaagtaaaaatgtgtcaaacagtataaacaactcaaatacaatcaaTCTTGAAATGcatatgaaacatcaaataaacctaacaaaatttgattaaaataactgaatccacgtatttcgaaagatgaatgactaaattggtctaaagttttaaaattgactaattccaaaatttactgaaagttaagggaccaaaacatatttaaccctataattTAACTTAGgatttgagataaaaataataacaaatagaaAGGGAGATAATTTGAAAGGATTGAGGAAAAAATAATGTGTAAACTACACAatgaaatttaataagaaaagattaaaaaaccTAATTAAATAGTCGAGAGactaagttttatttatttttttaatttctgttttctaatttataatataagaatatatgtttttcaatttttatttatggagtttatgaaaatttaaatgtattttcttttattaagaaACAACGGAATAAAAATTGCTTTAGTTCATAATACTGTTTTTAATACAATCATTCTACACTACATGAGATAAAGACTTAATTgtacttttttgtttatttaagttGGAAAAAATTGTATGGTCATTAAAATCTGCACTGCTTAAATTTagtttctgt is a window from the Vigna unguiculata cultivar IT97K-499-35 chromosome 7, ASM411807v1, whole genome shotgun sequence genome containing:
- the LOC114192328 gene encoding gibberellin receptor GID1C isoform X1, translated to MAGTNELNANDSKMVVPLNMWVLISNFKLAYNLLRRPDGTFNRDLAEFLDRKVPANANPVDGVFSFDVIVDRETNLLTRIYRPAEGEERPVSILELEKPVSSEVVPVIIFFHGGSFAHSSANSAIYDTLCRRLVGICKAVVVSVNYRRAPENRYPCAYDDGWTAVKWVSSRSWLQSRKDKKVHIYMAGDSSGGNIVHHVALKAVESGIEVFGNVLLNPLFGGQERTESEKRLDGRYFVRVKDRDWYWRAFLPEGEDRDHPACNPFGPKGQSLEGTVFPKSLVVVAGLDLVQDWQLGYAKGLEKAGQEVKLLFLEQATIGFYLLLNNEHFSPVMDEIKYFVSPDC
- the LOC114192328 gene encoding gibberellin receptor GID1C isoform X2 yields the protein MVVPLNMWVLISNFKLAYNLLRRPDGTFNRDLAEFLDRKVPANANPVDGVFSFDVIVDRETNLLTRIYRPAEGEERPVSILELEKPVSSEVVPVIIFFHGGSFAHSSANSAIYDTLCRRLVGICKAVVVSVNYRRAPENRYPCAYDDGWTAVKWVSSRSWLQSRKDKKVHIYMAGDSSGGNIVHHVALKAVESGIEVFGNVLLNPLFGGQERTESEKRLDGRYFVRVKDRDWYWRAFLPEGEDRDHPACNPFGPKGQSLEGTVFPKSLVVVAGLDLVQDWQLGYAKGLEKAGQEVKLLFLEQATIGFYLLLNNEHFSPVMDEIKYFVSPDC
- the LOC114189683 gene encoding cyclin-L1-1-like isoform X1 encodes the protein MIYTAIDTFYLTDEQLANSPSRKDGIDEATETTLRIYGCDLVQESGILLRLPQAVMATGQVLFHRFYCKKSFARFNVKKVAASCVWLASKLEENPRKARQVIIVFHRMECRRENFPMEHLDLYSKKYVDLKMELSRTERHILKEMGFICHVEHPHKFISNYLATLETPPELRQEAWNLANDSLRTTLCVRFKSEVVACGVVYAAARRFQVPLPENPPWWKAFDGEKSGIDEVCRVLAHLYSLPKAQYIPVCKDGDFTFSNKSLESKSQSTPKEVPQHSPPADSDTSMPKASQGEANIESMGGKGPVVKVAIDKLKDSKRSDDESKGMATDGEAKEEHMLKSKPDRKSEVIGETRRDRDRDRDRDRERDRDRDRDRTKSRDRDRGRDSDKEREGHRSRERAKDSGHSEKSKRHSSHDRDYHGSSYSSREKDRHRHH
- the LOC114189683 gene encoding cyclin-L1-1-like isoform X2, whose translation is MIYTAIDTFYLTDEQLANSPSRKDGIDEATETTLRIYGCDLVQESGILLRLPQAVMATGQVLFHRFYCKKSFARFNVKKVAASCVWLASKLEENPRKARQVIIVFHRMECRRENFPMEHLDLYSKKYVDLKMELSRTERHILKEMGFICHVEHPHKFISNYLATLETPPELRQEAWNLANDSLRTTLCVRFKSEVVACGVVYAAARRFQVPLPENPPWWKAFDGEKSGIDEVCRVLAHLYSLPKAQYIPVCKDGDFTFSNKSLESKSQSTPKEVPQHSPPADSDTSMPKASQGEANIESMGGKGPVVKVAIDKLKDSKRSDDESKGMATDGEAKEEHMLKSKPDRKSEVIGETRRDRDRDRDRDRERDRDRDRDRTKSRDRDRGRDSDKEREGHRSRERAKDSVSAGHSEKSKRHSSHDRDYHGSSYSSREKDRHRHH